A genomic window from Rhodococcus sp. KBS0724 includes:
- a CDS encoding histidinol-phosphate transaminase — protein sequence MSTVPGASISVDALPIRENLRGKSAYGAPQLTVPVQLNTNENPHPPTQALIDDVAESVREAAKELHRYPDRDAVALRTDLAAYLSKQTGVPVTVDNLWAANGSNEILQQLLQAFAGPGRSAMGFVPSYSMHPIIADGTDTEWVEVFRRGDFALDVDAAVTVIAERRPDVVFVTSPNNPTGHSVGIAELRRILEVAPGIVIVDEAYAEFSAAPSAMTLIDEFPAKIVVTRTMSKAFAFAGGRLGYLAAAPAFIDALLLVRLPYHLSVVTQAAARAALRHADETLASVHALSAERDRVSKALADSGFRVIPSDANFILFGQFADSAAAWQAYLDRGVLIRDIGIPGYLRATVGLEAENDAFIKASDEIAGTALINAGETV from the coding sequence ATGAGTACTGTTCCCGGAGCATCTATTTCAGTCGACGCGCTCCCGATTCGCGAGAACCTGCGCGGTAAGTCCGCTTACGGCGCTCCGCAGTTGACGGTTCCCGTCCAGCTCAACACCAACGAGAACCCGCACCCGCCGACGCAGGCACTCATCGACGACGTCGCTGAATCCGTTCGTGAGGCCGCAAAGGAACTGCACCGCTATCCCGACCGTGACGCCGTGGCGCTGCGGACGGATCTGGCTGCCTACCTGTCGAAGCAGACGGGAGTGCCGGTCACCGTCGACAATCTGTGGGCCGCCAACGGATCCAACGAAATCCTGCAGCAACTGCTTCAGGCCTTTGCCGGTCCGGGACGCAGCGCGATGGGATTTGTGCCGTCGTACTCGATGCACCCGATCATCGCCGACGGCACCGACACCGAGTGGGTAGAGGTATTCCGCCGCGGCGACTTCGCGCTCGACGTGGATGCTGCCGTCACCGTGATCGCGGAGCGTCGACCGGACGTCGTCTTCGTCACGAGTCCCAACAATCCGACCGGACATAGTGTCGGCATCGCGGAACTGCGACGCATCCTCGAGGTTGCGCCTGGCATCGTGATCGTCGACGAGGCATACGCGGAGTTCTCCGCAGCGCCGAGTGCGATGACGCTCATCGACGAGTTCCCGGCCAAGATCGTGGTCACGCGCACGATGAGTAAGGCGTTTGCGTTTGCCGGTGGCCGACTCGGCTACCTTGCTGCCGCTCCCGCGTTCATCGACGCACTGTTGTTGGTGCGCTTGCCGTATCACCTCTCGGTGGTCACCCAGGCTGCCGCGCGCGCCGCGCTGCGTCACGCAGACGAGACCCTCGCGAGCGTGCACGCACTGTCGGCTGAGCGTGATCGGGTGTCGAAGGCGCTCGCGGACTCCGGTTTCCGAGTGATTCCCAGTGACGCGAACTTCATCTTGTTCGGCCAGTTCGCCGACAGTGCCGCTGCTTGGCAGGCCTACCTCGATCGCGGCGTCCTCATTCGCGACATCGGTATCCCCGGATATCTGCGGGCGACTGTCGGACTCGAAGCCGAGAACGACGCGTTCATCAAAGCCAGTGACGAGATCGCCGGTACAGCACTCATCAACGCAGGAGAAACGGTATGA
- the hisD gene encoding histidinol dehydrogenase, with protein MLARTDLRGRTPSTAELRAALPRGGVDVDAVLHQVRPMVEAVRDRGAEAALEFGEKFDGVRPDSVRVPAAELERALRELDPAVKEALEVAIERTRKVHADQRRKDTVTEVVPGGTVTERWVPVERVGLYVPGGNAVYPSSVVMNVVPAQTAGVGSLVVASPPQADFGGLPHPTILAAAAMLGVDEVWAVGGGQGVALLTYGGTDTDGTELVPVDLITGPGNIYVTAAKRLCRGLVGIDAEAGPTEIAILADHTADPVHVAADLISQAEHDVMAASVLVTTSVELADAVDKALAAQLEITKHRERVNTALTGSQSGTVLVSDVEAGLRVVNAYAAEHLEIQTEDATGVAAQVTSAGAVFVGPWAPVSLGDYCAGSNHVLPTAGCARHSSGLSVQTFLRGIHVIDYSESALKDVAGHVITLANAEDLPAHGEAVRLRFEALR; from the coding sequence ATGCTTGCCCGCACCGACCTGCGTGGTCGTACCCCATCCACGGCCGAACTTCGTGCCGCGCTTCCGCGAGGTGGAGTGGATGTGGATGCGGTGCTGCATCAGGTTCGCCCTATGGTCGAGGCTGTTCGCGATCGCGGCGCAGAAGCTGCTCTCGAGTTCGGTGAGAAGTTCGATGGCGTTCGCCCCGATTCGGTTCGGGTACCGGCAGCTGAGCTCGAGCGCGCACTTCGTGAACTCGACCCGGCCGTCAAGGAAGCCCTCGAGGTTGCGATCGAGCGCACCCGCAAGGTGCACGCCGATCAGCGCCGTAAGGACACCGTCACCGAAGTAGTTCCTGGCGGTACGGTCACCGAGCGTTGGGTTCCGGTCGAGCGCGTCGGCCTCTATGTGCCCGGCGGCAACGCCGTGTACCCGTCGAGCGTTGTCATGAACGTCGTCCCGGCCCAGACTGCCGGCGTCGGATCGCTTGTCGTGGCTTCGCCTCCTCAAGCTGATTTCGGCGGATTGCCTCACCCCACGATTCTTGCCGCAGCGGCCATGCTCGGAGTAGACGAGGTATGGGCCGTCGGCGGCGGCCAGGGCGTTGCGCTTCTGACCTACGGCGGAACCGACACCGACGGAACCGAGCTCGTACCGGTAGACCTCATCACCGGCCCCGGCAACATCTATGTCACTGCCGCCAAGCGCCTCTGCCGCGGACTGGTCGGCATCGATGCCGAAGCCGGACCGACCGAGATCGCGATCCTCGCCGACCACACCGCTGACCCGGTCCACGTTGCCGCCGACCTCATCAGTCAGGCCGAGCACGACGTGATGGCCGCCAGTGTCCTCGTCACGACCAGCGTCGAATTGGCCGACGCCGTCGACAAGGCGCTGGCCGCGCAGCTCGAGATCACCAAGCACCGCGAGCGCGTCAACACCGCACTCACCGGAAGTCAGTCCGGAACCGTTCTGGTCTCGGATGTCGAAGCCGGTCTGCGCGTCGTCAACGCCTATGCGGCGGAGCACCTCGAGATCCAGACCGAAGATGCAACCGGTGTCGCAGCACAGGTCACCAGCGCCGGAGCGGTTTTTGTCGGGCCGTGGGCACCGGTCAGTCTCGGTGACTACTGCGCCGGTTCCAACCACGTCCTGCCGACGGCCGGCTGTGCTCGTCACTCGTCCGGTCTGAGTGTGCAAACCTTCCTGCGCGGCATCCACGTGATCGACTACTCCGAATCGGCGTTGAAAGACGTTGCCGGACATGTCATCACGCTTGCCAATGCCGAAGACCTGCCGGCTCACGGCGAGGCTGTGCGTCTGCGGTTCGAGGCTCTGCGATGA
- a CDS encoding arabinosyltransferase domain-containing protein — MTDSDVAVAAPLNPPIPQRAAGHTRARTVAIVASILGILACVSVPFLPISQDTASINWPQAGSTTSVESPLVSYTPQRFEASIPCASIDELAASGGTLVSTAPVGAPDARRYGFVATVSPASADAPARVDAILRDEVVFSGSVDELPSGCAFTVLAEPTRTTVSATGSEPRILDGDHRPQVVGVFSDLDTAATGLNVSMVSDSRFTSSPSTIKMLAMILGALTTIISLVALHRLDNLDGRGSRKFLPTRWWKFTRVDGVVIGTLVLWHFIGATTTDDGYQFTMARAAEQSGYMSNYFRWFAVPETPFGTPYYNILGLLAHVSPASPWVRLPALIAGIVAWLVISREVAPRLGAAIRGNRLALWTGALVFLAFWLPFNNGLRPEPIVALGVLLTWCSIERAIATRRLLPVAVAILVAGFTLTAGPSGLICFAALIAGIRPIIGIIVERARTTGYIAAVGPLLAAGLSILIPAFGDQSLAAVIEMQRVHSISPNAPWFDEYLRYQYLLNISVDGSLTRRFGVFVMFLCLGVCTAMMLRKGGRIPGLAAGPSRRVVGLTIGALPLLMFSPTKWTHHFGIFAGLTAVLAMMTAVAVGTTLLRSPRNRALFAAGVLFLLAMAFTGSNGYYYVSSYSVPWWDKPVSISGLGASTVLLGLTVLMLGLAAWFFFREPYTVGKELSPRRARLLAISPLTVAAGAMVLFEVLSMSKGVISQYPAYSVGRSNVDAVLGQPCGLANDVLLETDPNASMLTPLSGDVATALAAGGATGFEPNGVAGDLSADKEASATGGANTVDSAETTAGNSAGTGGGAGVTGVNGSSVALPFGLDPATTPVMGSYGQAAPGTLTSGWYQLPDLSAGGTRGDIISIAAAGRVRSVDTDGIVTYGQNVEVEYGTARGVDDVEVGGRIAPLDIGPSPSWRNLRVPLDQIPVEANSIRLVVSDFDSKDDQWVAVTPPRVPQTQKLQDVVGSDTPVMLDWAVGLAFPCQRPFDHRVGIAEVPEYRILPDHSGALVTTAWQDHFGGGPLGWIDLLVSAQTIPSYLDNDWDNDWGSIEKYTRRDPSAVPAELDESRVQRSGMWTPGPMTIEF, encoded by the coding sequence GTGACAGACAGCGACGTGGCCGTGGCCGCACCTCTCAACCCGCCGATTCCGCAGCGCGCCGCGGGACACACACGCGCACGGACGGTGGCAATTGTTGCCTCCATTCTCGGAATCCTCGCGTGTGTATCCGTCCCCTTCCTGCCCATCTCGCAGGACACGGCAAGTATCAACTGGCCGCAGGCCGGTTCCACGACCAGCGTCGAATCCCCACTCGTCTCGTACACACCCCAGCGGTTCGAGGCGTCAATTCCGTGTGCGTCGATCGACGAGTTGGCGGCATCAGGTGGAACGCTCGTATCCACCGCACCGGTAGGAGCCCCCGACGCGCGTCGCTACGGCTTCGTGGCGACAGTGTCCCCCGCATCCGCGGACGCCCCCGCTCGCGTCGATGCGATTCTGCGCGACGAAGTCGTGTTCTCCGGTTCAGTAGACGAACTCCCCAGCGGTTGCGCGTTCACTGTGCTCGCCGAGCCCACCCGAACAACGGTCTCTGCCACCGGGTCCGAACCACGGATTCTCGACGGTGACCACCGGCCGCAAGTTGTCGGCGTGTTCAGTGACCTGGACACCGCGGCAACCGGGTTGAACGTCTCGATGGTCTCCGATTCGCGATTCACGTCGAGCCCGTCCACGATCAAAATGCTCGCCATGATTCTCGGCGCGCTGACCACGATCATCTCGCTTGTCGCGTTGCACCGCCTCGATAATCTCGACGGCCGTGGCAGCCGCAAATTCCTGCCGACGAGGTGGTGGAAGTTCACCCGCGTCGACGGTGTTGTCATCGGAACATTGGTGCTGTGGCATTTCATCGGAGCCACCACGACCGACGACGGCTACCAGTTCACAATGGCCCGGGCAGCCGAGCAATCCGGGTACATGTCGAACTACTTCCGCTGGTTTGCGGTCCCGGAAACTCCGTTCGGAACTCCGTACTACAACATCCTCGGACTGCTGGCGCACGTCAGCCCGGCCAGTCCGTGGGTCCGGCTCCCAGCACTGATTGCGGGCATTGTCGCGTGGCTTGTCATCAGCCGTGAGGTCGCCCCGCGCCTCGGCGCGGCCATCCGCGGAAACCGTCTTGCGCTCTGGACCGGCGCGCTCGTTTTCCTCGCATTCTGGCTCCCGTTCAACAACGGATTGCGGCCCGAACCGATCGTTGCACTCGGCGTTCTCCTGACGTGGTGCTCGATCGAACGCGCCATCGCGACGCGTCGACTTCTGCCGGTTGCAGTCGCAATCCTCGTCGCTGGATTCACCCTGACCGCCGGACCGTCCGGCCTCATCTGCTTTGCCGCATTGATCGCCGGTATCCGTCCCATCATCGGCATCATCGTCGAACGTGCCCGCACCACGGGGTACATCGCTGCCGTCGGCCCATTGCTTGCGGCGGGACTCTCGATTCTCATCCCGGCGTTCGGCGATCAGTCTCTGGCTGCCGTCATCGAGATGCAGCGCGTTCACTCGATCTCGCCGAACGCTCCGTGGTTCGACGAATACCTGCGCTATCAGTACCTACTCAATATCTCCGTCGACGGTTCACTTACGCGCCGCTTCGGTGTTTTTGTCATGTTCCTGTGCCTCGGTGTCTGCACCGCGATGATGCTGCGCAAGGGTGGCCGGATCCCGGGCCTTGCCGCCGGCCCGTCGCGGCGGGTTGTCGGTCTCACCATCGGCGCCTTGCCGTTGCTGATGTTCTCGCCCACCAAGTGGACTCACCACTTCGGAATCTTCGCCGGTCTGACAGCAGTTCTCGCAATGATGACGGCTGTTGCGGTCGGCACCACGCTGCTGCGTTCCCCTCGCAATCGCGCACTGTTCGCTGCGGGCGTGCTGTTCCTGCTCGCGATGGCGTTCACCGGCAGCAACGGTTACTACTACGTCTCCAGTTACAGCGTTCCCTGGTGGGACAAGCCGGTATCGATCAGTGGGCTCGGTGCGAGCACCGTCCTACTCGGTCTGACTGTGCTGATGCTCGGACTCGCCGCGTGGTTCTTCTTCCGCGAGCCGTACACCGTCGGCAAGGAACTCTCGCCACGTCGTGCTCGCCTCCTGGCGATCTCACCGCTCACGGTGGCGGCCGGCGCCATGGTCCTCTTCGAAGTTCTCTCCATGTCCAAGGGAGTGATCAGCCAGTACCCGGCTTACTCGGTGGGTCGCTCGAACGTGGACGCGGTACTCGGACAACCATGTGGCCTTGCCAACGACGTCCTGCTCGAAACGGATCCGAACGCATCGATGCTGACGCCACTGTCCGGCGACGTCGCCACCGCGCTGGCGGCCGGCGGCGCCACCGGATTTGAACCCAACGGTGTTGCCGGTGACCTCAGTGCCGACAAGGAAGCGTCAGCGACCGGCGGCGCCAACACCGTCGACAGCGCCGAGACCACAGCCGGAAACTCCGCCGGAACGGGTGGCGGCGCCGGAGTGACCGGCGTCAACGGCAGTTCGGTCGCACTACCGTTCGGCCTCGATCCCGCAACGACGCCGGTGATGGGCAGCTACGGCCAAGCCGCACCCGGCACCCTGACAAGCGGTTGGTACCAACTTCCTGATCTCAGTGCCGGCGGCACCCGCGGAGACATCATTTCCATCGCCGCAGCCGGACGCGTCCGATCCGTCGACACCGACGGCATTGTCACCTACGGCCAGAACGTCGAGGTCGAATACGGCACCGCACGTGGTGTCGATGACGTGGAAGTCGGTGGCCGTATCGCACCGCTCGATATCGGTCCGTCGCCGTCGTGGCGTAACCTTCGCGTTCCTCTCGATCAAATTCCGGTGGAAGCCAATTCCATTCGACTTGTTGTCAGCGACTTCGACAGCAAGGACGATCAGTGGGTGGCCGTCACCCCGCCGCGTGTACCGCAGACCCAGAAACTGCAAGACGTTGTCGGTTCCGACACGCCGGTGATGTTGGATTGGGCCGTGGGTCTGGCCTTCCCGTGCCAGCGGCCGTTCGATCATCGCGTCGGCATCGCCGAGGTTCCCGAGTACCGCATCCTGCCCGATCACAGCGGAGCGCTCGTGACCACGGCGTGGCAGGACCACTTCGGCGGCGGCCCGCTCGGGTGGATCGATCTGCTCGTCAGCGCGCAGACGATACCGTCGTATCTGGACAACGACTGGGATAACGACTGGGGTTCGATCGAGAAATACACTCGACGGGATCCCTCGGCAGTACCTGCGGAACTCGACGAATCCCGCGTGCAGCGATCGGGTATGTGGACCCCCGGTCCGATGACAATTGAATTCTGA
- a CDS encoding glycoside hydrolase family 1 protein, translating into MGVTSRSIAAALLALVIGAAASPAQAAGTPPEEFLWGVATSGFQSEGSSPDSNWSRYSASGRTHDAIGDSVDFRHRYAEDIDRAADLGARVFRFGVEWARVQPSPGTWNETEFAYYDAVVAHVLARGMTPMITLDHWVYPGWVADQGGWTNPKTEADWLANAEKVVTRYSDVGALWITINEPTVYVQRELTYGGITLPQAPAMFDALVRVHRSIYDRIHVLDPDARVSSNFAFIPGVSEAIDSVFTDRIRDKLDFLGIDYYYGVALDNPTAAYAAIDEFYNVTPQPEGLYDALMRYSRKYPELPLYIVENGMPTDNANPRPDGYTRSNHLSDHVYWMERAREDGADVIGYNYWSITDNYEWGSYRPRFGLYTVDVLSDPTLTRTPTDGVETYRNIIRDNGVGPDYVPVKAPAFCSLVDPPLSCTNTTR; encoded by the coding sequence ATGGGAGTCACGTCACGATCGATTGCCGCCGCCCTGCTCGCCCTCGTGATCGGGGCGGCGGCATCACCGGCGCAGGCAGCAGGCACCCCGCCCGAGGAGTTCCTGTGGGGTGTCGCCACCTCCGGTTTTCAGTCCGAAGGTTCCTCCCCTGACAGCAACTGGTCGCGATACTCCGCATCCGGTCGCACTCACGACGCCATCGGCGACTCAGTTGACTTCCGGCACCGCTACGCCGAAGACATCGACCGGGCTGCAGATCTCGGGGCGCGAGTGTTCCGCTTCGGGGTCGAATGGGCGCGGGTACAACCCTCCCCCGGAACGTGGAACGAGACCGAATTCGCCTACTACGACGCTGTTGTCGCGCATGTCCTTGCCCGCGGGATGACGCCTATGATCACACTCGATCACTGGGTGTATCCCGGTTGGGTCGCCGACCAAGGCGGGTGGACAAACCCGAAAACCGAAGCCGACTGGCTGGCCAACGCCGAAAAGGTAGTTACCCGATATTCGGATGTCGGCGCGTTGTGGATCACGATCAACGAACCGACGGTGTACGTGCAACGTGAATTGACGTACGGCGGAATCACGCTCCCCCAGGCCCCCGCAATGTTCGATGCCCTGGTTCGAGTTCACCGCTCGATCTACGACCGCATCCACGTCCTCGACCCGGACGCTCGCGTCAGCAGCAACTTCGCGTTCATTCCCGGCGTCTCCGAGGCAATCGACTCCGTATTCACCGATCGGATCCGCGACAAACTCGACTTCCTCGGCATCGACTACTACTACGGTGTGGCACTGGACAACCCGACCGCGGCCTATGCCGCGATCGACGAGTTCTACAACGTCACACCACAACCCGAAGGTTTGTACGACGCACTGATGCGCTACTCGCGTAAGTACCCGGAACTCCCCCTCTATATCGTCGAGAACGGAATGCCCACCGACAACGCGAATCCACGCCCCGACGGATACACACGCTCGAATCATCTGAGCGACCACGTCTATTGGATGGAACGAGCCCGCGAGGACGGCGCCGACGTTATCGGATACAACTACTGGTCCATTACCGACAACTACGAATGGGGTTCGTATCGGCCACGTTTCGGCCTGTACACCGTCGACGTACTGTCCGACCCCACCCTCACCCGCACCCCTACCGACGGCGTCGAAACGTACCGGAACATCATCCGCGACAACGGAGTCGGGCCGGACTACGTGCCTGTGAAGGCTCCGGCATTCTGCTCCCTTGTCGATCCCCCACTCAGTTGCACCAACACCACCCGATAG
- a CDS encoding dihydrofolate reductase family protein, which yields MVNLSYSAMCSLDGYVADAEGNFDWAMPDGEVHGFANNLERDVGMHLYGRRMYEVMAVWETMADPDPIAEEFGRTWRSADKVVYSTTLAEPSTPRTRIERTFDPEIVRAMKASATQDISISGPTLATHAIAAGLVDEIHLFLCPVIIGSGLRALSADVQVDLELLEQRVFRSGVIYLRYGVRSGQ from the coding sequence ATGGTGAACCTCAGCTATTCGGCGATGTGCTCGCTCGACGGCTACGTCGCCGACGCCGAGGGGAACTTCGACTGGGCAATGCCGGACGGCGAGGTACACGGCTTTGCCAACAACCTCGAACGGGACGTGGGAATGCACCTGTACGGGCGCCGGATGTACGAGGTCATGGCGGTGTGGGAAACGATGGCAGATCCCGACCCGATTGCCGAAGAGTTCGGTCGGACCTGGCGAAGCGCGGACAAAGTTGTGTACTCCACGACGCTGGCCGAGCCGTCGACTCCGCGAACCCGAATCGAGCGAACATTTGACCCCGAGATTGTGCGCGCGATGAAAGCTAGCGCGACGCAGGATATTTCGATCAGTGGTCCTACGCTGGCCACGCACGCGATAGCCGCAGGCCTGGTTGACGAGATTCACTTGTTCCTCTGCCCCGTGATCATCGGTAGTGGACTGCGCGCATTATCGGCCGACGTCCAGGTCGACCTCGAGTTGTTGGAGCAGAGGGTATTTCGTAGTGGCGTGATCTACCTGCGGTATGGGGTGAGGTCAGGACAGTGA
- a CDS encoding nitroreductase family protein, with protein MSEFPVLDLTPDELLTTTRTVRKRLDLTRPVPLDLIKECLEIALQAPSGSNRQGWQWMVVTDPELRRQIGDIYRDVTESYLASQGSAAQLFSDDPDRAAVQARVGSSAEWLGQHMGEVPVLMIPCIKAERTLPAGNQAGLWGSLLPAVWSYALAARARGLGTAWTTLHLSREAEVAELLGIPEGFHQGALIPTAYFTGETFKPAAREPIDNILHIDRW; from the coding sequence ATGAGTGAATTTCCGGTTCTGGACCTGACGCCCGACGAATTGCTGACGACAACGCGGACCGTGCGAAAACGCCTGGACCTGACAAGGCCTGTTCCCTTGGATTTGATCAAGGAATGCCTCGAGATCGCATTGCAAGCTCCGTCGGGATCCAATCGCCAGGGATGGCAGTGGATGGTGGTGACCGACCCGGAATTGCGTCGACAGATCGGTGACATCTACCGAGACGTCACCGAGAGCTATCTCGCCTCACAAGGATCTGCCGCACAGTTGTTCAGTGACGATCCGGATCGGGCTGCGGTCCAGGCGCGAGTGGGCAGTAGCGCCGAGTGGCTCGGACAGCACATGGGTGAAGTTCCGGTTCTGATGATTCCGTGCATCAAGGCGGAGCGGACCCTGCCTGCCGGTAATCAGGCGGGACTGTGGGGGTCGCTGCTTCCCGCCGTGTGGAGTTACGCGCTGGCAGCGCGCGCTCGTGGGTTGGGAACGGCGTGGACGACACTGCACCTTTCGCGTGAAGCCGAAGTAGCCGAACTGCTGGGAATACCGGAGGGCTTCCACCAAGGTGCACTGATACCCACCGCGTACTTCACCGGGGAAACTTTCAAACCGGCGGCACGCGAGCCGATCGACAACATTCTGCACATCGACCGATGGTGA
- a CDS encoding diguanylate cyclase yields MKDLGGDMGPRSLIRNQIEVSETRMRYGIAVLVPIFALVGVCSVFSDEGQDTPLRRFVALMVLFSTLPAAYLVSRIRFGSIWWNRDIGHHSVPRASTYFVLYADLGVTAVLATFANHELAMYGTALFAVISVYVAHFVRWPATVAHMAFTSCVIAVFGVLTWRQGYHDIAGILARAATSMIAVNATLVLLRSFSAGMLTSYRTQFANANRDPLTGLLNRRGFELWMQIAEEHEPGRSGVLLPDIDNFKAVNDGTGHDSGDIVLRLLSRRLERVVGPEAAVARTGGDEFAIAVRGDLAVLTRLAETIRGEVDVDSDDVPITVSIGVAELAPVTRERLTGQEQIKEALSRADKAMYAAKSDGRNRVVADRSAQ; encoded by the coding sequence GTGAAGGATCTTGGCGGTGACATGGGGCCGCGTTCGTTGATTCGAAATCAGATCGAGGTGTCCGAAACCCGTATGCGTTACGGGATCGCCGTGCTGGTACCCATTTTTGCCCTTGTCGGGGTGTGTTCTGTCTTTTCCGATGAAGGGCAGGACACGCCTCTTCGGAGATTTGTCGCGTTGATGGTCCTGTTCAGTACCCTTCCAGCGGCGTATTTGGTCAGTCGCATTCGGTTCGGCAGCATCTGGTGGAACCGGGATATCGGGCATCACTCCGTTCCGCGGGCGAGCACATACTTCGTTCTCTACGCGGATCTGGGCGTGACCGCAGTCCTGGCGACGTTTGCCAACCACGAGTTGGCGATGTACGGCACAGCTCTGTTTGCGGTGATCAGCGTGTACGTGGCGCATTTCGTCCGGTGGCCTGCGACCGTGGCGCACATGGCATTCACGAGTTGTGTGATCGCCGTTTTCGGCGTTCTCACGTGGCGTCAGGGATACCACGACATCGCGGGAATTCTTGCGAGGGCGGCAACGTCGATGATCGCTGTCAACGCGACGCTTGTCCTGTTGAGGTCGTTTTCCGCGGGCATGTTGACGTCGTATCGCACTCAGTTTGCGAACGCCAACCGCGATCCGTTGACGGGATTACTCAATCGACGTGGATTCGAATTGTGGATGCAGATTGCGGAAGAACACGAGCCCGGTCGATCGGGCGTCTTGCTGCCCGACATCGACAACTTCAAAGCGGTGAACGACGGAACTGGTCACGATAGTGGCGACATCGTGTTGCGGTTGCTCTCCCGTCGGCTCGAGCGGGTGGTCGGGCCGGAGGCAGCAGTAGCTCGAACAGGTGGCGACGAATTTGCCATCGCAGTACGTGGAGATCTGGCCGTGCTGACCAGGCTTGCCGAAACGATTCGGGGTGAGGTGGACGTCGATTCGGACGACGTTCCGATCACGGTCAGTATCGGTGTTGCAGAGCTGGCTCCGGTCACCCGCGAACGACTGACAGGGCAGGAACAGATCAAGGAAGCCTTGTCTCGCGCGGACAAAGCGATGTACGCGGCGAAGTCGGATGGTCGCAACCGCGTCGTTGCTGATCGGTCGGCGCAGTAG
- a CDS encoding LysE family transporter, translating to MSWHVWLAFFGASWVISLSPGAGAIASMSSGLAVGLRRGYWNILGLQLGLLLQIGIVAAGVGAILANSTAAFSIIKWLGVAYLVYLGVRQWRSAPSEVTTDSEAARRSGPMMMVRGFLVNASNPKAVVFMLAVLPQFLDPNAPLVPQYLIIAATMCAVDVVVMTGYTGLAARVLRLMRSPKQQRTTNRVFAGLFFGAAGFLSSIGRAAA from the coding sequence ATGAGTTGGCACGTATGGTTGGCGTTCTTCGGCGCAAGTTGGGTGATCAGCCTGTCGCCCGGCGCTGGGGCAATCGCTTCGATGTCCTCCGGTCTGGCCGTCGGTCTGCGCCGCGGCTACTGGAACATTCTCGGATTGCAACTGGGGCTACTCCTTCAGATCGGAATCGTCGCGGCCGGCGTGGGCGCGATCCTCGCCAACTCGACGGCGGCGTTCTCGATCATCAAATGGCTGGGCGTCGCCTACCTGGTCTACCTCGGCGTGCGGCAGTGGCGGTCCGCTCCCAGCGAGGTAACCACCGACTCCGAAGCAGCGCGCCGCTCCGGCCCGATGATGATGGTTCGTGGGTTCCTGGTAAATGCCAGCAATCCCAAAGCCGTCGTGTTCATGCTCGCGGTGCTTCCGCAGTTCCTCGATCCGAACGCACCGCTGGTACCGCAATACCTGATCATCGCGGCGACCATGTGCGCCGTCGATGTCGTCGTGATGACCGGATACACCGGCCTCGCTGCTCGGGTCCTGCGGCTCATGCGGTCACCGAAACAACAACGAACCACCAACCGTGTTTTTGCCGGACTCTTCTTCGGGGCGGCGGGTTTCCTGTCGAGCATCGGCCGTGCCGCAGCCTGA
- a CDS encoding DUF1345 domain-containing protein yields the protein MRRWLTERVNEPSQDLPVPADQSGLGAGPALRVTAGLLLGVVAGIVMWVAGFPRFSFLIGWDIAALVFTVWTWILVWPFDAVMTAGHATREEPARNVAHLLVLGAAVASLVGIALLLVASPDGRRYQVVAASVAVVSVVISWMAVHTLFALGYARLYYSGPDGGIDFNQEEPPRYSDFAYVAYTVGMSFAISDTNLQSSDMRAMALGHALLSYLFGSVIVASVVNLIAGL from the coding sequence ATGCGTCGATGGTTGACTGAACGGGTGAACGAGCCATCGCAAGACTTGCCTGTTCCGGCTGACCAGAGCGGTTTGGGTGCCGGTCCTGCGCTGAGAGTCACTGCGGGGCTGCTACTCGGAGTTGTCGCTGGAATTGTCATGTGGGTGGCGGGCTTTCCGCGGTTCTCTTTTCTGATCGGCTGGGATATCGCGGCATTGGTGTTCACGGTGTGGACGTGGATCCTGGTGTGGCCGTTCGACGCTGTGATGACGGCCGGTCACGCGACTCGGGAGGAGCCGGCACGAAACGTCGCGCACCTTCTCGTTCTCGGTGCTGCTGTGGCGAGTTTGGTCGGTATCGCGCTTTTGCTTGTTGCATCACCTGACGGCCGTCGATACCAAGTTGTCGCCGCATCGGTTGCGGTTGTCAGCGTTGTCATTTCGTGGATGGCGGTGCACACGTTGTTCGCTCTGGGATACGCCCGGCTCTACTACTCGGGGCCGGACGGGGGAATCGACTTCAATCAGGAGGAACCGCCGCGGTACAGCGACTTTGCCTACGTTGCCTATACCGTCGGCATGAGCTTCGCGATCTCGGACACCAATCTGCAGTCCTCGGACATGCGGGCAATGGCGCTCGGCCACGCGTTGTTGTCCTATCTGTTCGGCTCTGTCATCGTCGCTTCGGTTGTCAATTTGATCGCCGGTTTGTGA